The Gammaproteobacteria bacterium nucleotide sequence ACAGCGCACCATCAGGACGATCAGGCGGAAACCATGCTGTTGCAGCTTTTGCGCGGCGCAGGACCTGCGGGTCTTGCGGCGATGCCGGAAGTTACCGCCTTCGGTGAAGGCTGGCACGCGCGGCCGTTGCTGCAATTCACGCGCGCTGAACTGACCGTTTATGCTGTGGCCAGAGGTTTGCACTGGATTGACGATACCGGCAACCGCAGCATGGATTTCGACCGTAATTTCATCCGCCACGAAATATTTCCGACTTTAAGCTCGCGCTGGCCGGCATGTGCGCGCACGTTAGCGCGCGCGGCGAGCTTGCAGGTCGAAGCTTCGATCCTACTCGGAGAACTCGCACATCAGGATCTTGCGGAACTCGCGGGCAGCCGCGCTGATACATTGTCCGTTAATGCACTGCGCACGTTTTCGAAAGTCCGTCAGCGCAATGCAATCCGTCACTGGCTGCTCGGCCTGCGCTTGTCACTGCCGACGCAATCCCCGCTCGAACACGTGCTGACCGACGCAGTCAACGCGCGCGCTGATTGCTCGCCTCTGATCGCATGGCGCGGCGTCGAAGTACGCCGCTACCGCGACGATCTTTATGCGATGCCGCCGCTTGCCCCGCACGATCCAAACCAGGTGCTGGCCTGGGACGTGCGCGAACCGCTGCAGATTCCGCACTTGAATGTCACCCTCGAAGCTTCGCTATTCGAATCATCGGGCATCACGAACGCGGCAAACCGCCCGGACATCACGGTCCGCTTCCGGCGCGGCGGCGAACGCTGCCGCCCGCGCGGACGCCTCCAACATCACGATCTCAAGAAACTACTGCAGGAAGCCGGCGTGCCGCCGTGGGAGCGAGACCGGATTCCGCTGGTTTATGTCGGGGAACGTATGGTAGCCGTATTCGCTTTATGGGCTTGCGCATAGGTCACCGCCAGTCCCTTACATCCATTGAGCACTTGCGTGCCCGCAAGCTCCGGCCGGCATGCTGAAACACCTGTCATACGCGCTCTAATCACCGACAGCCGCATGAATCGATGGACGGGCGGCGGCTGCCGTAATCTTCATTTGGATTATTCTTCGTAGCGTTCTAACCAGCGATCTGACTGAAGACGCTACGGAGGCCGTAATGCAAAAGTACGTGCTGAAGAATAAAATCCGCGCGCTGCTTTTAGCGATTTCCTGTCTGGGAACCGCGCCGGTTGCCTCAGTCTATGCCGCCGACGAGTCGTTTGTTGCACACACCCCTAACGTACTTGTTACGCCGGATAATCTGCCGGTATTGATTTGGGATGATCCGGGGGTCGACACCGAGATCGATCCCTCCGATCTCAACACGCTCGAATTATGCACACCCGGCGCCTGTCCGCAGGAAGCGCTCGATGCCGGCGCCGCTTATTACCAGATTACAGATACTCTGATGCTTATTACGACGCGCAATGCCGGCTTGTCGGAACGTCGAGTAAAACCCCTTCTTCTCTCGCTGAGTCGAGTGATGCTTCCACCAGTCCAGGTATCGCCGCGGTCGAACCCGATCCAAGGGAGACGGACGCGAGTGTGCCAGTGAAGGCCGGTCCGCTGGTCGGTGCGACGCCAGGCGCGTTTCAGGTTCTGCCTTCCGGCGCGTCCACGTATCGCATCCCGATCAACATCCCGCCCGGCACCGCGGGCACGCAGCCTCAGGTCGGCATTTCCTACAACAGCCAGGGCGGTAATGGTCTGCTCGGCATCGGCTGGTCCGTGGAGGGCATGTCCGCCATCACACGCTGTCCACAGACGTTCGCGCAGGACGATAATTTCGCGGGCATCACCTACACCGCCACGGATCGCTTTTGTCTGGGCCGAGGCGAAAGGCCAGGAATCCGCCAGACTGCTTAAGGTCAAGGAGACCTTCGGCGCTGCGGGTATTTCGGTCGAAATCGGCGCCGATGGCCCCACTCTGTTATGGGACAAGTTCATCGGACTGGTCGCGAACAGCTCACTGTGCGCACTGTTGCGATCGCCGATGGGCGTGGTACAACAAGACGAAGACTGCTGGTCGCTCTACACCGCGGTATTCAACGAGGCCGTTGCCGCGGGGCGTGCGGCAGGCATTTCGATACCCGCGCAGAAGGCAGAGGCACGGCTCGCGCGTGCGCGAACATCGCCGCCGATGGTGATGCCCTCCATGGCTGTCGATCTGATAGCGGGCAATCGCCTGGAGTTGCCGTGGCTGGGTGGGCGAGTCAGGGAGCTTGGAAGGGAACACGGAATCCCTACGCCAGCGAATGATTTCATTTGGGCTGCGTTGAAGCCGTTTTTGTCTGGTGGGGCAGCAGCACGGTAAGGCCGCTCATTCGTTGCCGGGTGAGGCTGGCACTTGCTAGAAGCGCCGTGTTGAATTCTATGCACCTCACTTCTAACCAGGGAAAAACGAGCGGAGAATGGCACCTATTCGCGCGATGCACACTCGCAACAGCAACGCCATACGATATGAGCAGCAACAAGGCGGGGCCGCTGCCGTGACCGCCAGTAATCTTACGGGGTAATATCAGCGCCTATACGATTGTTTGAAATGGAAGATCAAAGACATGTCTCGTAAAGAACCAGGTTTCGCGGAGCGCCTGCAGACGGCGGCCAAGGCTAAGCAAGCCCAGTTGGAAAAGATACGCGCAACGGCGCTGGCTAACGACGCACAGTCCGCCGAGCGACAGGCCGCACGGGTGGAAACGGAGAGCGCGCGCCAAATCCACACGGCCGAGCGCAAATCGGCGAACCGGGTCACCGCCGAACGGCGAAACGCAGAACGCGCGGCTGAGAAAGCCGAGCAAGCACGCGCTGTCGCGGAAGAAAAGGCGCGCAAGGAAGCCGCGCGCGTTGCCCAAGTGGAGGCCGATGCAGCGCTTAAAAGGGATCAGAAAGCCGCGCGCGACTCCAAATACGCCGCGCGCAAAGCGCGCCAGAGATAAGCAGGGTGGAACTGTTCGGCATCGCAAAATAATTCAATAAACCGGTCCCACCGACAACCAACGAGCGGCAGCTTTCGGGGAACGGGACCGGCAGCGACGGGTCGGAACCGGCCGCCAAACGAGTAAGCCTGGCGACTGGGTTTGTCGTGCGGGTTTAACGGTGGCTCTTGCGGTACGGTTACTCCTTCGCCGCTCCAGGGCTTCCAGCCCGTTCAGCTCGGCCTTTGGCCTGGAGTTGAGCCATTCCATCACCTCGCCGCGCTGCCAGCCGATGGAGAACTCGCTGCCGATCTGGCGCGGCCGCGGGAACGACGCGTCGCGGCGCATCAGGCCGTAGATTGACTGCCTCGCCCGCCGACCGAGGAGCGTCAGCAGCGCGCTGAAGGTGAGAAGTCCGTGCTTATCCAAATCCCACGGGGGTCCGTGCGGTTGCGTCTTTCACGCCGGTGGGTGAGGAGCGGTCAACCGGCCGGCCGCTTCAGGCTGAACTACAGTCGCAAACAATGGACGCGAGCGCTTTGCGTCGCCCGTATAATTTGGACATGAAGTCGAACGACGCACCGGCGGCCCCCCCGAATCACACCCCGATGATGCATCGGCCGGATGTCCCTATGAAAATCGCAAGGG carries:
- the tilS gene encoding tRNA lysidine(34) synthetase TilS; the encoded protein is MIAYSGGLDSTVLLYALAEIANGSECASQAVHVHHALHPQADNWSEHCETVCARLGIPFTMIRVDASAKRGESPEAAARAARYGALRILIEPGTCLLTAHHQDDQAETMLLQLLRGAGPAGLAAMPEVTAFGEGWHARPLLQFTRAELTVYAVARGLHWIDDTGNRSMDFDRNFIRHEIFPTLSSRWPACARTLARAASLQVEASILLGELAHQDLAELAGSRADTLSVNALRTFSKVRQRNAIRHWLLGLRLSLPTQSPLEHVLTDAVNARADCSPLIAWRGVEVRRYRDDLYAMPPLAPHDPNQVLAWDVREPLQIPHLNVTLEASLFESSGITNAANRPDITVRFRRGGERCRPRGRLQHHDLKKLLQEAGVPPWERDRIPLVYVGERMVAVFALWACA
- a CDS encoding AlpA family phage regulatory protein, which produces MDKHGLLTFSALLTLLGRRARQSIYGLMRRDASFPRPRQIGSEFSIGWQRGEVMEWLNSRPKAELNGLEALERRRSNRTARATVKPARQTQSPGLLVWRPVPTRRCRSRSPKAAARWLSVGPVY